Proteins from one Oncorhynchus masou masou isolate Uvic2021 unplaced genomic scaffold, UVic_Omas_1.1 unplaced_scaffold_1128, whole genome shotgun sequence genomic window:
- the LOC135529257 gene encoding uncharacterized protein LOC135529257 encodes MDPVMRALLAEMCLQIVRFVSEAILEVIIPAIFRFVRIYSHVSPVSGKSLTESERSSSTNLKVRKRGSSKSSRSCTAKSSSSRNGSQTVLPNTQGDGESISSEPLSDFFGITEDSLLTGVQDSFKKSLNNVLCIQREGQVDTQSLSRVIVGEVSKKVNSIISVAIQTPISGRMSPVIFASGGVSSTKVVEEMVSGISNILQMYINGKSVEQSVVLIEDGVEVDMTHLTGQVMTALSGTVLNFSNKEENEPDKRELLCVVADHMKMLEACKSPEEMLKQGESNLNIKGAKSSLRLSTQSMDRLLTEEFQTKAIESIREIVKRFRGCTSCCSGTTSSSPTPRIGEIRETL; translated from the exons ATGGACCCT GTGATGAGGGCATTGCTTGCAGAGATGTGCCTGCAGATTGTGCGGTTTGTATCTGAGGCCATCCTGGAGGTCATCATCCCTGCAATTTTCCGTTTTGTACGGATATACAGCCATGTGTCTCCAGTATCCGGCAAGTCTCTGACAGAATCAGAGAGATCCTCTAGCACAAACCTGAAGGTTCGCAAGAGAGGCAGCAGCAAATCCTCAAGGTCTTGCACGGCCAAATCAAGCTCCTCTCGTAATGG GTCTCAGACAGTGTTACCAAATACTCAGGGAGATGGTGAGTCTATTTCATCTGAGCCACTCAGTGACTTTTTTGGGATCACTGAGGACAGTCTCCTCACTGGTGTCCAGGATTCCTTCAAAAAGTCACTGAACAATGTCCTCTGTATCCAAAGAGAGGGCCAGGTAGACACTCAAAGTCTATCCCGGGTTATTGTTGGAGAAGTGTCAAAGAAGGTCAATTCCATAATCTCTGTGGCCATCCAAACTCCCATCTCTGGGCGAATGTCCCCTGTCATTTTTGCCAGTGGTGGTGTCTCCAGCACCAAGGTGGTTGAGGAGATGGTGTCTGGCATTTCCAACATACTTCAGATGTACATTAATGGGAAGAGTGTTGAGCAGAGTGTTGTTCTCATAGAGGATGGTGTTGAGGTGGATATGACACATTTAACAGGACAGGTCATGACAGCCCTCAGTGGCACTGTTTTGAACTTCAGCAACAAGGAGGAAAATGAACCCGACAAGAGGGAACTGCTTTGTGTTGTTGCTGACCACATGAAGATGCTTGAAGCTTGTAAAAGTCCCGAGGAGATGCTAAAACAAGGAGAGAGCAACCTAAATATCAAAGGTGCCAAATCTAGTCTTCGTCTGTCAACACAAAGTATGGACAGACTACTCACTGAGGAGTTTCAGACCAAGGCCATTGAATCGATCCGGGAGATCGTTAAAAGATTCAGGGGTTGTACATCATGTTGTTCTGGCACTACATCATCTAGTCCAACTCCTAGGATAGGTGAGATCAGAGAGACCTTATGA